One window of Bos indicus isolate NIAB-ARS_2022 breed Sahiwal x Tharparkar chromosome 20, NIAB-ARS_B.indTharparkar_mat_pri_1.0, whole genome shotgun sequence genomic DNA carries:
- the ELOVL7 gene encoding very long chain fatty acid elongase 7 produces the protein MAFSDLTSRTVRLYDNWIKDADPRVEDWLLMSSPLPQTIILGFYVYFVTSLGPKLMENRKPFELKKVMITYNFSIVLFSVYMFYEFIMSGWGTGYSFRCDIVDYSQSPTALRMVRTCWLYYFSKFIELLDTIFFILRKKNSQVTFLHVFHHTIMPWTWWFGVKFAAGGLGTFHAFLNTAVHVVMYSYYGLCALGPDYQKYLWWKKYLTSLQLIQFVLITIHISQFFFMEDCKYQFPVFQYIIMSYGCIFLLLFLHFWYRAYTKGQRLPKTVKHGICKNKDH, from the exons aTCCTAGAGTTGAAGACTGGCTCCTCATGTCCTCACCTCTGCCACAAACCATCATCCTAGGATTCTATGTCTATTTTGTCACGTCCCTGGGACCAAAGCTCATGGAGAATCGAAAGCCTTTTGAACTCAAGAAAGTGATGATAACATACAATTTTTCCATAGTACtcttttctgtgtatatgttttaTGAG TTTATAATGTCTGGCTGGGGTACAGGCTATTCGTTTCGATGTGATATTGTTGACTATTCACAGTCGCCTACAGCACTGAGG ATGGTACGCACCTGCTGGCTTTATTACTTCTCCAAATTTATTGAGCTATTAGATACT aTCTTTTTTATTCTGCGTAAGAAAAATAGTCAAGTGACTTTCCTGCATGTCTTCCATCATACCATCATGCCATGGACCTGGTGGTTTGGAGTCAAATTTGCTGCAG GTGGTTTGGGAACATTCCATGCCTTTTTAAATACAGCTGTACATGTAGTCATGTATTCCTACTATGGACTGTGTGCACTGGGACCAGACTACCAGAAGTATCTGTGGTGGAAAAAGTATTTGACGTCATTACAACTT ATCCAGTTCGTTCTTATCACCATCCACATCAGCCAGTTCTTTTTCATGGAGGATTGCAAGTACCAGTTTCCAGTCTTTCAGTACATCATTATGAGTTATGGCTGCATCTTCCTGCTGCTCTTTCTCCATTTTTGGTACCGTGCTTACACCAAAGGTCAGAGGCTACCCAAAACTGTGAAACATGGAATctgcaaaaacaaagatcactAA